The sequence CTATGTTATGATCAAACAGCGTGGTGGTGGTTGGAGATAACATTCTTGGGCTAACAATAGTGGATTGCAACAATGTAATTGGTCATCAGGCTGTGGTTGGCATCAAATGACAGGACATGAAGTTTAAGGTAGTTGGTTGATCATTATTAGACATGAGcatatatgattatatactatTATAAACAATTATTGTGGGTAAGCTCCATATTTTTGTCAAGCAGGTAGTGAATGCTTTCTTCAAGTTGGTGATATCAATGAGATCAGACAACATGTTTCTATCTATCGATCTTCAAAGCCTTGTGACAGAACAGTATGTGAATATGTTTTCCCTTTTTGCTATTTACAAACTTAAGTTAATCTGATTCtcccattttcatggcgtctcaattttattttactatttctttaacaacaacaacaacaacaacaacaaaacccaataccacatgtgtggtgtatgggggaggttagatgtagacaatccttcccctatctttgaataaagagaagtcattcctCCACCCAGAGTGATACACTCCAagaagtagagaaagtcctccctctctctctTCGACTGATAAAGAGATcgcttccgaatggacctccggccGATAAGTAGGAAAATTTTTTTATAGaaagattaaaaaaaaataaaaaaaaaaataaaacatgagactccatgaaaatggtagatcaaatttccatgagttttaaatcTTGCACATTCAGTTTAGGCTCTAAGCGGAGGTCcaatcggaagcaatctctctattagAGGGGTGACTTTCTCTacatttgagagtgttttcactctgggtgaaaaaacttgtttttattctcggataggggaaggattgtctacatctcacctcccccatacaccactcattgtggtattgggttttgtcgtTGTTGTTGTAAACTTAAGTTAATCTGGTTTCGGAATAAAAAGATTGATAACATCTAAATAAAGTATGAAAAAGTTTGGAAAATAAGCGAGAACTTGTTTTTcattttggcaaaaaaaaaaaaaaaaaaaaaaatcttctcATGGGATCTAAGTCATATATAGCCCACGATTGCAAAGTGGGTTGCAACAAAATTTTGCAAATAACACCCTCTTTGCAGACCGACCATGTATCGGTGGCGGTTAGTACCTTGTAACAATGTAATTGTTCTTGGTAGAAAGGATCCCATAGAAAAGACAAACTATCTATGTTCAAATGTATGCTTCATTCTGACCATTATGAGTGGCTTAATTAGGGTCATATCTATTTCTAACGCAGTCAAATAGGTAACATAGGAGAGAACAGATAGTTGGAAAGGAAATGGATCAATTGGTTTGTGAGTTGCTCAAAGTGTATTTTTATTGCATACAACCTCCCGAATCAGTTAAAAAGTTTAGATTTATTTTTAAGTAGTTTAAATGTTATTATTGTTAGTGCATGTAATCCCTAGTTGTAGGTGAATTGTCGTTAATACATTCGGTCATGTAATAACGTTTACTTTGTGAATATTGATTCAATACGTGTGTGTGTGCGCTTTAATATTCACtaaatcaatatgttaaactgcatacacagtcgaccgagtgtgtccacacactcgaccgattgtgtgactcagtcgaccgactgtgtctgatatgcagtatatatacgggttgaaACCTCATAACGAGGTTACACATTCTAATAACCCTAATCCGTTTGTCTTTCGTCTCAGTCGACCCCGATACCAAATACCACCGAATTACTACGTTTAGGAGTCGTTCTAATCTAGATTCAACCCTAGGTTCGACTAATTCGACCCTGATACGACCCAATTCGCGGTTTAACATCGTTCTAGTGATTTCCGCCACTAGATCGTAatacaagcgacctaagatccctaGAAACATCGTCTACAATTATCAACACTATCCTCTTGAAATGCTTTTATTTCTATATGTGTGTTTGTTACCATGCTAAATTTGATTGGATTGGAGTCATTAAGGCTTTATCTTATTATTATATGTATGGTAGTTGAACAGTTTTATGTTTGTAATCTTTCTTTTGTAACAAGTACTTGATAGATTACTTGATTTAATAATACCGGTAAAGTTGTAAAGATGCATCCAAGTACAAAAGTGTTGGAATTTAGTTTAGTATTAAAATGGTATTGTACTTCTTTAGAGCCATTAATAAGATCAAAGTGCTCTTTGTACAACGAAAAGTATCAAGATTTGGCCCTAGTAATCTAGCATAAGTGCTTCTCCACATGGGATATGCATGAAAGCCAGTAGCATCgtcataaaaataaataattttaggcTAGGATTATCAGTGCTTAAAGATTGTGTGCTTTTACATTTTAGATAGCATAGTATTAGGTAAATAAGATTGTAATCATGATACCATGATATAACGGATGATGAGAATTATTGAAAAAGGTGTTTAGATGGGTGTAAACTACTTTAACTTATCCATTTCTTTAGTCAACATATTGTCTTATTAGATGATCTTGATTTTTATTCTTCAACTTGTAATGATCATTACTTCCAAACGTTCTTTCTAGATACAATTCAATCTTTGATTTGCTAGAAGTGTTAATCCATTATCAATCATATAATGAGTTTCATCTTCAGTTTTGATGTTCATACATACAACAAGTATAACGTGGGCATACGGGTTATTAATGGTTAAGCAGATGTTTCTCTGTTCAGGCTACCTACCAGGGGAAAGGGAGTAATTTTTACTTAAATGTATGCGAGTACGCGGTCTGATCAGACTATCCCTTGACCGTTCCGACCCTTTTATCTGGCTGGCCACCTGCTATTGAGGTTTGAACGTATATCAAGACACTAACCACCAGACTATCTTGGAATGGTTTGGGCGTATTGGTTATCTCACATGCTTTTCATGTACTTGATGTATTGATAATGGTACCCGTATTTGAAGACTTTGATTTGATTTGATATGTCAAAAGGAATCAAGTTGTTAGTTTAAAAAACTAAAGTTGGCAAGTTGCTGTTTTATTTATGTTGATTTCATACGATGACAAACTCACTCAAACTTTATGATTTGTGGAGTGTGGAGACTATCTTGTTTGGCCAATATGATTTAAGGTAAGAATTATCATATAGTTTTTGGAACAGTTAAACAATACTTTCTTTTGATTTAATTAAGATATCTCCAATATGTAGCATGATAATGACTAAATAATATTTAATAGAAGATAGAAGATATTATTTTGTCATGTTAAAGATGAGTTTAATTTGATTGGGTTGCGTATATGGTGTTGAAGATTCCTTGTTATAGTAATGCCAATTGTCATGCTTTTTTACATAAAGTAGATCACCCAATGACGTGATTTATGTGTGCATGGATCTCAATTGATATTTGAACTTGAATGCTTAAGAAATGTATTAAACAAATCATATGGAAATTAAGGTGTTCAACAGTTGTAAAACTTATTTATTTGTCTCACTTTATTTTACTAGTTAAATATCAAAGGGTCATTGACTTAGCGTAATCGAGTTGACCCTTTCAATTAAGAGATTATGGGTTCAGATTCGTTCAGGAACGGACATGTATATGTTCTATATGAAAATTCcgtataagtttgcctttcaatTACTTGTACGAGAAATTATAATATTGGCTTCTAAACTACAAATGGGATGCTCATCTTTTTTCTTACCGAACAATCAATAAATAATGTGTCTATTGGAATGAAAGAAATTTAGACTATATGTTGTTTTTTATTTTGGTTTTGCTCAAGTGACTTAACTTGTACAATTTAGGATCATAACTCAAGTTGTAATAAAAGGTTAGGATCAAATCATATGAATGAAAGTAGCACATAAGAATAATTTCATCATGTTAGGTTCTAGAATGATTGTTGATAAAGAGAAGTACATAATCTTTCTCAATATATCTAAATTCTTACTTATTTTGTAGGATTATAACCCGAATTGCGTGCTTGGTCATGGTTACTCAAATTTACTATCAAACCACTATCAAACAATTGAAACAAACTTCCAATCTTGATGGCTGGTAGTCGTTTATTTGGGCATCATGTCACCACTGATTTGCTCAGGACAGCATTTGTAATCTATATGCTTATAACTTCTATGCTGTTAATGTAAAGATATTTTAACAAGTTATCACTTATTTGAGTCTTACTTCATTACTTTAATAACGCCGGCTGTTAGTGCAATATGAGAGGCTCAAGAATCCAATTGATTTAATTGTCTTTATTATTAGTTGACAATATAtacttataaatttatatttagcaaTTAATGATGTAATTTAATATGGCACAACCCAAAAGGACAAAGAATGTTATTTCTGCGAAAGCTATTATGTGTATACAAATTAATCACAAACACACCATATCCTATCTTTTTATGGTACCCTTTTAGAGGCCAAATAATGCTTCAAGATTAAGTAGAAGGTTTTCTCTCTTTGGGCTATTTGGGATGGCGAGTGATTCGAcctcatactctgatgtacgcaacCCAACAGAATTACTTCCTGGCTATTTCCAATCCTTTTCTGACCACCACAAAATATTCGTCCTATTCGAGCCTAAGACCTCTTGCAATGAACTCAATGCCTCAACACTGAGCTATCTTGTGATGGTTATAATGCTTCAAGATTCttatatactccgtatatttttTCCCTACAAATATGTGATTCTAGTCATAAAAATGAAATCTTTTTTGTTTTAGGTAAGAACCCAAACTGTAAAAAGGAATATTCATCCAATCGTTTATTCTTAGGTTTGCATCCATTGTTGCTAAAAACCCCACTTCCCACcacatatatatcatcatcatcatatatatatttaccatTTTTCCAAACTTAACACTTCTATATCTTTCTCTCTTTAGGTGTGCTTGTTAGGTATTGGGTGATTGTGGGTCAATCTTATtaaaactctttttttttttttttttttcttttttttcttcaaAAGAAGTTTGAACAAAAATGGGGAGAAAATGCTCACATTGTGGAAACATAGGCCACAATTCAAGAACTTGCACTAGTTACAGTAGAGTCAATGTCAGCAGCACAATTCTGGTAGGAGGTAGTGGTGCAAGAGGATTAAGGCTATTTGGAGTTCAACTTGACTCACCACATTCAGTGGTCATGAAAACATGCCTTAGCATGGACTGTTTTCCTTCTTCTTCACCATTACCTTCTTCAGCTTCACATTCACCTTCATCTTCTTTATCTTCATCTCGAGTTTCACTTAACGACTTCAATTCTGATAAGAATGTGTCGGTTGGCTATCTCTCTGATGGTCTCATTGCAAGAACTCAAGAAAAAAAGAAGGGTATGCCAAATTACTAATAATCCAACATATATATAGTTACCTTCATGCATGAAGACTTAAAGTTAATTAACATGATGTTATGTGGTGTATGACATGCATGCATGTGGAAAACTTATATTGTCTTATGTTTAGGCATAATAAAATGTTGGTTTCAATTGTGTAACATTATTGACGTGGTTACACTATATATAGGTCAACCATGGTCTGAAGATGAACACCGACGTTTTCTAAGCGGACTCGAGAAGCTAGGAAAGGGTGATTGGAGAGGGATTTCAAGAAACTTTGTGACAACAAGAACCCCTACACAAGTTGCAAGTCATGCTCAAAAGTACTTCCTTCGTCAGGCGAGTCTCGTCAAGAAGAAACGTCGTTCCAGCCTCTTTGACTTGGGAGGTATTTTCGAACTAGCATGCATTGTAATGTTGTACCATGTACAGTTCAAATTGTACCAGTGTCTATCTTTAGGCTGTATGTGGCCAATGCCTATAAAGTATTCAACTTTCACCTCAATGCATTATGGGGTTCCTTTTTTAACCATACAAAAGTGAAATATGTGCTTAAAATTACCTTCTTGGTGATACAGGTGAGGGGGACTAACAACAAGAATTCACCACAACACAATTGCAGTTTGAGTCGAACAAGCTCAATTGATGGACATCAACAAGATCACAATGAGAATTATTCTTTGATAGACTTCAGTTTATCAAATCAAGATAATGTGTATTACAACTCAATGGTGAAATCCTATGAAACTGCAGCATCAATATGTTCACAAATGCATGCTTCTCCAAGTGGTACTATTGGCTCCAAAAGTGGTACTCTTGATTTAGAACTTACACTTGCTGCACCAAAGCCCATTGACCAAAACAAGTCATCTACTACTTGCCTCCACCTTGGACCAATCATTAGTGTAATTTAATTAGTTTTGAGTTTTAAATTTGCTGTATGTTAAAAGTATCTCACCATTGGTAATTAATTAAATTCAATTAGTATTAGAACTACGGAGTAGTATGTATTAGTACGGCCCAATTGTATATATGGGCTtaaggtttttattattattattattatttataccaaATTGTATATATAGTTAATCAATATGCAAAATAATTGGAGATTCATTATCATTATCTAAATGGTATTAGAGTATATTTTATCCTGAAAATTAATCCCCTGCCATGAGTTGATGTCTCTATGTTGCCCCCTCCAAATATTCATGGCAAACGTTGTAATCTCACCAAATCTATCTTCTTTATCCTTCTTTTAGCCAACCAATACACCTTAAATTTTTACGATTTCTCATAGACTTGTTTTTATGCATGTGTGTTTGCTTCATCAAAAAGAAAATATTAATTAGAACCTTCAAATAAACGCTTGGTTAATTGAAATGTAAATCTTTTTTTAATCTATAATGGGTATATCAATATTACaattttatataatgtatagatactccgttatatcatattaataggaaatataaatataaatataatattaagggAAATTGTGGTGCTAAAAGTCGTAAGCTCATATAAATTAATCGAGCTAGACTAGTACATACTAGTTTACTAGTTCTAATAGTTAGATATAGTTGGATAAAGATGTTTTACTAAaaacatatactccgtatatatttaattACCTACGTATAGTTAGATATAGTTGGATAAAGATGTTTTACTAAaaacatatactccgtatatatttaattACCTACGTTGTTAATCAAATCAACTAATTCAAGTAGGGTTTAATTGTTGCATAATTGCAAATAATCAAAACTATGCCTCTATTTTCTTCTATTTCTCTTCAACGTAGAAACACAAAAACATATTTTCTTCTATGCCTCTATTTTCgtgtgctattaaggtgaacttcatagccccactttttactgtttcataactgttttataacttttggggtgagacacatgcttgctttataactgttttacgcttagacacaagtactaaattgttaactatgctgtcatgctttgattcatgctaaatccctaccgtaatatcgttaattactacgtttaaatgcaaacttaattattgtgagtaggcctattgagagtaacgtctctaaccattcgaccgttggtctttggttacataataatgattccacgacactgacagtacaaggtgtcataggataaacttgtttagtagcgatattacaaaatgcagcaacacttttagattgatatttctatatcaatcaactttaaactaaatcttgtggtctaaaacttaggatattatttataaacctatgaatttcactcaacctttttggttgacactttaagcgtgttttgtctcaggtgatgattgagctagctgctacttgctactagatgattgatgtatgctttgctgcttgcatggagtccatcattcatatttatcattttgtttaagacattttccatttactgtactcttatgatgtaaaactttgaataatgcttccgctgtttatttaataaataaaacgtctcatttagagtcgttctcgcttatacaactgtgttatgatatgattggtcacaattacccctggtccattttgggggtgtgacacataTAAATTATTTTTCTTCTTTCCAATTTTGAGAATGCAATTGCGTTATCTATCTTATTTTCTTTTGGCTCATTTTATAATAGTCTCTTTTGTATGTAAGAATAAATTGTCTTCCATATAGTGATATCCATATCATGAAAACGTTATTATTTTAATTGAAAAAAGATACCGTCAATGTCAATACC comes from Rutidosis leptorrhynchoides isolate AG116_Rl617_1_P2 chromosome 4, CSIRO_AGI_Rlap_v1, whole genome shotgun sequence and encodes:
- the LOC139904335 gene encoding transcription factor MYBS3-like isoform X2, whose translation is MGRKCSHCGNIGHNSRTCTSYSRVNVSSTILVGGSGARGLRLFGVQLDSPHSVVMKTCLSMDCFPSSSPLPSSASHSPSSSLSSSRVSLNDFNSDKNVSVGYLSDGLIARTQEKKKGQPWSEDEHRRFLSGLEKLGKGDWRGISRNFVTTRTPTQVASHAQKYFLRQASLVKKKRRSSLFDLGGEGD
- the LOC139904335 gene encoding transcription factor MYBS3-like isoform X1, yielding MGRKCSHCGNIGHNSRTCTSYSRVNVSSTILVGGSGARGLRLFGVQLDSPHSVVMKTCLSMDCFPSSSPLPSSASHSPSSSLSSSRVSLNDFNSDKNVSVGYLSDGLIARTQEKKKGQPWSEDEHRRFLSGLEKLGKGDWRGISRNFVTTRTPTQVASHAQKYFLRQASLVKKKRRSSLFDLVRGTNNKNSPQHNCSLSRTSSIDGHQQDHNENYSLIDFSLSNQDNVYYNSMVKSYETAASICSQMHASPSGTIGSKSGTLDLELTLAAPKPIDQNKSSTTCLHLGPIISVI